The segment aggatgagaggggatcttatagagacgtataaaatcaagaaaggactggacaagctagatgcaggaaaaatgttcccaaagtgggtgtgtccagaaccagggccacagtcttaaaataaaggggaggccatttaaaactgaggtgagaaggaactttttcaccagagagttgtgaatttgtggaattctctgccacagggcagtggaagccaaatcactggatgaatttaagaggagagttagatagagctctaggggctagtggaatcaagggatatggggagaagttgggcacaggttactgattgtggatgatcagccatgatcgcaatgaatggcggtgctggctcgaaggacaaaatggcctcctgcacctattttctatgtttctaatctcccagatgtactagtggacagaggatcaagggagacagaggaactgaaagaaatttgcattaggccgagaaattgtgttgggtaggttgatggaactgaaggctaataattcccctgggcctgatggtctgcatcccaggatactcaaggaggtggctcaagaaatcgtggatgcattggtgatcattttccaatgttcaatagattcagatcagttcctgtggattggagggtagctaatgttatcccacttttcaagaaaggaacgagagagaaaacgggaaattacagaccagttagcccaagtcagcatggatttatgaaagggaaatcctgcttgactaatctgttgtgacaagtaaaatggataaaggagagtcagtggatgtagtggactttcagaaagcctttattaaggtcccgcatgggaggTTGGTAAgcagggtagggtattgacatggacatgACATGGACATGGTGCTGGGgcccgcaactgtttacaatatatattaatgatttggatgatggaatttgaagtaacactagcaactttgcagatgacacaaaggtggatggcagtgtgaaatgcgaagaggatgttaggacagGGGTAACCTGGataggttgagagagtgggcaaatgcatggcagatgcagtataatgtagataaatgtgaggttatccactttggtggcaagaacaaggaggcagattattatctcaatggtgtcagattaggtaaaggggaagtgcaacaagaccttggtgtccttgtacaccagtcgggtggatgcgctaaagatgtttccgatgatcggggagaccagaactagggggcatagtcttagaataagagggggctcttttaaaactgagatgaggagaaacttcttcactcagagggtggttagtctgtggaattcgctgcctcagggagctgtggatgcaggaacgttaaataaatttaaaacagaaatagattgttttttaatagacaagggaattaggggttacggggagcgggcagggaagtggacatgagctattgttagtatagtaagacctgagtaatctttggggtcggagaggaatttccggatttttttcccaaattggtctgggtttttatccgtttttttcgcctctcccaggagatcacacggttcttttgggtgggaagaagggcaatagtgggaagggggttggggtgggatcagccatgatcgtattgaatggcggagtgggctcgagggggccggttggcctactcctgctccaaattgaattgaataaatgttattagccaagtatgtacacatgcaaggaatttgccgtggtgctttgctcgcaagtaacaacacgatatatagtagacagttaaaaataaaacatcatttgaacatgtgaagaatgaaataatgaGATTAGTTGTGACTTTATACAACTCTGAGAGGCGACATGCGGGATATTTTGTGGGTTGTGTGGGTGGCTGCAGTGGGCTGCTGTTGCTGGAGGCAGGGTTATGGtggtggggaaggagaggtggATATGGATGCAGGGCAGATGGGGTGAGTTTGACTGCCATTATAGTTGGTACgggcacgatgggctgaagggcctcttcctgttcccTGCTGCCGGCCCCCGATTGATACTTGCGTGTTCGTGGTGTGAGTGGGGCATGTGTTGTCCCCTGTGGGAAGGTCATGGACTACCCGTGTTGTGTGTCCAGTGTGGGAGGGTCATGGACTACCCGTGTTGTGTGTCCAGTGTGGGAGGGTCATGGACTACCCGTGTTGTGTGTCCAGTGTGGGAGGGTCATGGACTACCCATGTTGTGTGTCCAGTGTGGGAGGGTCATGGACTACCCGTGTTGTGTGTCCAGTGTGGGAGGGTCATGGACTACCCGTGTCGTGTGTACTGTGTGGGAGGTCATTGACTACCCGTGTTGTGTGTCCGTGTAGGAGTGTGAGGGAGAGGACTACTTGCCAGAAGGGCTGACCTTTGCCCCCCAGGGACGTGGTGCCCATGGACTTCACGGTGAAGGACGACCGGCACGGACTGGGCTACAGTGGCATCGACCCTCGCCAGGCACTGTGTGGTCTGCCCGCCTGGACCCAGGCACCCTggtccacacacacccccaccctgccctcagtCTGTTGGAGCAGGCCCCGGCCAGTGGGCACACCCGGCCTGGCATCACTGGACAGGTGGGTAGAGGCTGCACCGCCGGCACTGGACGGGCAGCcacggggggaggggttggaggagcgggtgggggggctggggtggagaagggttgtgggggaggggtgtgggtcgGGGTGGGCATGGACCTGTACCCGCTGCTGTGCCAGGCGTTTGGCATGGGTGCGCTGGAGgacgtggggtgtggggggtgaatgtgggggggtgggttgtggggatgttgggggtgggatgagcggaggggtgtggggatgaggggaggggggaggagtgaggggtggACAATGACCTGTACCCGCTGCTGTGCCAGGCGTTTGGTGTGGGTGCACTGGAGGAGGAGGATGACGATATCTACAGCAGGGACTCGCTGTCGCGCTTACGACTCtgtgctgaaggaggaggagccgGGGGACGGGCTGTACGGCTGGGACTGCCCCAACCCCCACGCCACGCAGGGGGGGCAGAGGTGAGGGGGGCAGAGGTGGGTGGGCacggtgaggggtggggaggagcagggcagggtgggcgtggtgggaaggggaggggtgggcatggcggtgtgggtggggagggcaggggaggggagggggtggagtggggaggggaggggaggggcatacggggaggggaggggcacggGGGTGGGCACGGGGGAGGGGTGGGCACACAGGGGAGGGGCAGGCACAGGGAGGGGGTGGGcattgtggggagggggtggttccagtgggggaggggggtgggggacgaGGCAATGTTGCCCCACTGCTGGATCAGCTCCAGGGGTCGGGCACTCATCGCAGCAGGCTGTGTCGTTGCAGGTGCCCGTCTGCAGCAGGGAAACGTGGGCAAAGAGATGGAGGGCTTCACCCTGGGAGCGGCCACCACCAAGTCCAAAACGGTATCTACACCTTCCCTCCCCTAGCCCGGCCGCGGGCAAGCAAGCGGCTCCTCAGAGAGGGGGATAcatcctctcacccctccccctgctcACCCCTCCAGCACGGACccctcccccagcatcacccctccccccagcatcaaccacctcccccactcaccctcccccagcatcacccctccccccagcaTCACACCCCCAGTCCTCCCCCCCAGCATCACNNNNNNNNNNNNNNNNNNNNNNNNNNNNNNNNNNNNNNNNNNNNNNNNNNNNNNNNNNNNNNNNNNNNNNNNNNNNNNNNNNNNNNNNNNNNNNNNNNNNNNNNNNNNNNNNNNNNNNNNNNNNNNNNNNNNNNNNNNNNNNNNNNNNNNNNNNNNNNNNNNNNNNNNNNNNNNNNNNNNNNNNNNNNNNNNNNNNNNNNNNNNNNNNNNNNNNNNNNNNNNNNNNNNNNNNNNNNNNNNNNNNNNNNNNNNNNNNNNNNNNNNNNNNNNNNNNNNNNNNNNNNNNNNNNNNNNNNNNNNNNNNNNNNNNNNNNNNNNNNNNNNNNNNNNNNNNNNNNNNNNNNNNNNNNNNNNNNNNNNNNNNNNNNNNNNNNNNNNNNNNNNNNNNNNNNNNNNNNNNNNNNNNNNNNNNNNNNNNNNNNNNNNNNNNNNNNNNNNNNNNNNNNNNNNNNNNNNNNNNNNNNNNNNNNNNNNNNNNNNNNNNNNNNNNNNNNNNNNNNTTGTAATTGTTATCATCAAAATGATAAGAGGAGGGAATGAAACGGTTAAATgcttttgtatttattttctcCTTTAGCAGGCTTTCTCTCGTGGGAAGGTGCTAACTGACTACAGCATATTGGGACCAGGACTAATGCCTTTAGGAATGTGTCATCCCTGTTCTCCACTTGATGTACCTGGTATCAACTCAATGCTCTTTGATCTACACAGTTGTGCTAACTGATAAGCGAGACAATCTCAGACTTGTCGGGAAGGTGCTAACTAACTACAGCATTTTGGGACCAGGACTAAGGCTTTTAGGAATGTGTCTTTTTGATCTATACAGTATAAAACATCTGGTCCAATCTTTGTTCTTTGGAGTGATAGGTGGGGAGAGACAAGTGCTTGTTGCTTACTTGACTCGTGTTCCCCCGACACTCCCGCCGACTGATATAGTAAAGCTTGTGTTGGTCCACCACACCcattgtgtgttgtctgttttaagaacatccccacaccccctccaatCCCTCAGGCCCCCTCTCGTCCGGACACCTCCCCCACacaaccccttccccatccccacaaCTCATCCAATCCCTCCAGCCACCTCCCCCACTTCTCAACCCCATCTCACACAACCCCTCCCCACGAGCCCCCTCCACACCAACTCTCAAACACCCCATCTCACacaatcccctccccatccctcaacACCCCTGTGGCCCCTGCCCTCAAGCACCCTCCCCCATCTTTGACAACCCCCTCCCATCCAACACCCTACCAGCCCCCTCCCCACCGGCCCCCACACACCCATCAACTACCACCTCCCACAATGCCCTCCCCCTGCACTCTCTCAACCCTCTCGCACCCCAGTTCCTCACATCCCTCTCACACCCCCACACCGCACAACCACGTCCCGTGTCCCCTTAACCCCTTCCTGCACCTCCCTCCACCTCGCATCCCCCTTCCCGCGCCCCCTCCTCACTCATCACCCCCCCACTCATCACCCCACCTCCTTCCCGCTCCAACTGCCGCACCCCCACTCTTTTCCTCCACACATCCCCTGTCCCTTCCCCCAATTACCATCCCTGTTCCTTcttcctccccctgccccctcctctccaccccagcactcccctccctctccgcaccccccccccccaatcccgctCGGGCCGAGTCCCCTCTCCGAGCTGCCCACGTACCTCCTCGTCCATGAAGTGCTCGGGGTCAAACATCTGCGTCTCCCCCTTCTGTTGCCGCGACGACACAAACGTTGACGGCGCCCATCCTGGGTACAGGCACATGGTCAGCCCCGCACTGCGGGTGGGCAAGAGGGGAaggggcaggaggggagagggcaggaggggagagggcaggaggggagtgggcaggaggggagtgggcagggggggaggggagtgggcaggaggaTAGGGaagtgggcaggggaggggcaggagggggggagtgggcaaaaggggaggggagtgggcagaaggggaggggagtgggcaggaggggagtgggcaggaggggagtgggcaggaggggagggggcaggaggggagggggcaggagggggcaggaggggagggggcaggaggggagggggcaggatgggaggggagggggcaggaggggagtgggcagaaggggaggggagtgagcaggaggggagggggcaggaggggaggggagtgggcagaaggggagggggcaggaggggagtgggcagaaggggaggggagtgggcagaaggggaggggaggggagtgggcagaaggggaggggagtgggcagaaggggggaaggggagtgggcaggaggggaggggagtgggcagaaggggaggggagggggcagaaggggaggggaggggagtgggtagaagtggaggggaggggagtgggcaggaggggaggggaggggagtgggcagaaggggaggggagtgggcagaaggggaggggaggggagtgggtagaagtggaggggaggggagtgggcagaaggggaggggaggggagtgggcagaaggggaggggaggggagtgggcagaaggggaggggaggtgagtgggcagaaggggaggggaggggagtgggcagaaggggaggggaggggagtgggcagaagtggaggggaggggagtgggcagaaggggaggggaggggagtgggcaggaggggaggggaggggagtgggtagaagtggaggggaggggagtgggcagaaggggaggggaggggagtgggcagaAGGGGAGGCCCTCCCCATCACCTCCACATGATCAGAACCAGTCAGACCTTCTCCCTCCCACTGGCCCACCCTCACCAGCATTTCACAAAGGCAGCTCAGCCCCACCTTGTCATGGATGATGAGAATGTGGGTAATAACTGCCCGACTCTCACAGCTGGTAAATGAATGAGGACAGCGAGGGCCGCTGCCAACCGCTGAACACCCGTCCGTCCCCATTGGGTCAATGCAGCCCCTGAGCCCCCTCCCCTGGGGAATATGACTGGAATTTCCTCACCTTCCTTTGATCCCACGGAGTTGAAGTAACCTGCGGAAAAGCCGCCGGTGAATGCACCGTGGAAGCGCTGATaccgtcccctctcatccttcactgTCTGCTCCTGCAGCGGAACTGGTTTCTTCACAGTCGTCTGTCCTGAAAAAGCACAGCGCGGCATTAGAGGCAGCGCAGAGAAGCTTCTCCGGGCTCACTCCTGGGTGAGAGGCTGTCCCATCCGGAGAGGAAACACTGCGTgggtctgtattccttggagcttcGATGAAAGACCTTCTTAAAATGTACATGATCCTcaggggggagaggttggggcatttTCACTACTGGGTGAAACAGGGACAAGGGGACATGGCTACAACATTGGTGGGGAACCTAAAACTGAGCTGCCTAGAAATATCTAAGAGATTGGAGAATTCTGGAGTTCTGCTCCCGAGGGTGATGGAGGACGGATCCTGATGGTGGGGAAAGAAATATTTGAAATATCCAGGAATTGAGGGTGATGGGGAACTGCCACAGAACAAGTGTCCACCCTTTGTGGATGGGCCAagatattgaatggtgggacagGCTGGAGGGGCCGAGTGGTCTGCTCCTGTTCCTATCTAATTGTGTCCTTGTTCTCTGAGGAAATCCCCACCCACTGTCAACTCCTCACCTCACCCTCAGGGTCAGCTGCCCACAcctcctcccacactcaccccccaccccgtGTCACCCCCTGTCAGTGCCACCCCCTGTCAGGCCACAATTCCCCATCCAGGGAGAAGGTGCTGGGCTCAGCTGGTCCGGCGGCGTGTGGTAGAGGACGAGGTTCAGGGCACTGATGGTGAGATCATCAGGAAACGGTGACCCTTTCTATCCCCACCCACCGAGTCTTGCAACGTTTTTCCATCCCAGATACCCATGCTCTGCAGATTGCTGATTTTTAACCAACTGCATGGAGCATTTaactctacgtgcctttgtaaattgccccatggggacaaataaagtgtttttgaacttgaactctCTCAATCCTCTTGTTCACCTCCTGTCCATGGTACCAGCCCTCTGGATCCAGGAAACACAGGATCCTCCCACCCCCAACTCTCCCGAGCCCCACATACACTCCCCTACCTCATCACCATCACACtcatcctctctcctctcctccccatcccatccTTCCCTGcacatcctctcctctccccaccccagtcccgtcccattccccccttccttccctttctccccgGCTTTGAGCGGTGCCCGGTCCGCAGCCCCGTTGCCGGGAGACGGGCTGTGGGACCGTGGGGCTGTGGGGCCGTGGGGCCGTGGGGCGTTGGGGCCGTGGGACCGTGGGGCCGTGGGGACTGTGGGGCCGTGGGGCCGTGGCCGTGGGGCCGTGGGACGTTGGGGCCGTGGGACGTTGGGGCCGTGGGGCCGTGGGGCCGTGGGACGTTGGGGCCGTGGGACGTTGGGGCTGTGGGACCGTGGGGCTGTGGGGCCGTGGGGCCGTGGGGCGTTGGGGCCGTGGGACCGTGGGGCCGTGGGGACTGTGGGGCCGTGGGGCCGTGGCCGTGGGGCCGTGGGACGTTGGGGACGTTGGGGCCGTGGGACGTTGGGGCCGTGGGGCCGTGGGGCCGTGGGGCAGTGGGACGTTGGGGCCGTGGGACGTTGGGGCCGTGGGGCCGTGGGACGTTGGGGCCGTGGGGCCGTGGGGCCGTGGGGCCGTGGGACCGTGGGGCCGTGGGGCCGTGGGGCTGTGGGGCCGTGGGACGTTGGGGCCGTGGGGCCGTGGGGCCGTGGGACGTTGGGGCCGTGGGGCCGTGGGGCCGTGGGACGTTGGGGCCGTGGGGCCGTGGGGCCGTGGGGCCGTGGGGCTGTGGGACTGTGGAACTGTGGGACGGGGTCCGGGCCCCcctgcggcggcggcggcgagcaGCAGGGTGACAGGGCCAGGCCTGAGTGacccggtgcccgggcctcccgGACCCACCTTCCTCCAGCGGCTCCAGCGCCGACCCGAAGTAGGTGAAGTCCTCGTCTTCGTCCTCTTCCCCGCCCGCCGCCATCTTGCCGCGCCGGCCGCAGCACTTCCGGGTCACCGCCACCTCCGGGTCATCACCTGGGAAAcctgaggccgttcagcccactagGCCGGTACCAGCCCACTGGGCCCGTTCAGCCCATCGGGCAATGCCAGCCCACTGGGCCCATGTCAGTCCATCTGGGCCCGTGCCAGCCcactgggccattcagcccatcgggcaATGCCAGCCCACTGGGCCCATGCCAGTCCATCTGGGCCCGTGCCAGCCcactgggccattcagcccatcgggcaGTGCCAGTCTGCCACCGTGGCTGCCTCGCCCCTTCATGAGTGAcagcgaagcatcactccctgacaagctcaatgcattctacgcATGCTTTggtagggagaacactgatgtgccttcccgagccCCCATACATCCAGGTATCACCGTGACAGTCACAAAGGCCGACGTCAGACGATCCTTCAGGGGGGTGAACCCTTGGAAagcgtctggacctgatggtacaCCAGGCCGTGTTCTCAAAACCCgtgcagacattttcaacctctcattccTGAGTTCTGAGCTTCCCCCCTGCTTTAAaagaagattacagagattcagtgtgtcagagaggattctcttgaacttctacaggtgttcagttgggagcatattgactggttgcatcacagcctggttcggcaacttgaatgtccaggagcaaagaagactgcatcacgggttctgacctgtgtaggaaggaactgcagatgctggtttaaactgaagataaatacaaatatctggagtaactcagtgggtcacacagcatatctgaagagaaggaataggtgacgtttcgggtcgagacccttcttcagactgaggtgggAAGAATGTTCGagaagagatgctatctgacccgctgagttactccagctttttgtgtctatcacgggtactgacctccccatcatcgaagggat is part of the Rhinoraja longicauda isolate Sanriku21f chromosome 6, sRhiLon1.1, whole genome shotgun sequence genome and harbors:
- the LOC144594720 gene encoding G patch domain-containing protein 1-like, whose translation is MALASPLRDLAEHGIAPRGIVTRSSFACKAVDAVQEKARALASFAGPIPGASALEDLITPATVTVGVRLLRLMGWKEGQGLGPRVKRKAQRQHHEPAVRVYGCSLPGEGLQLPQECEGEDYLPEGLTFAPQGRGAHGLHGEGRPARTGLQWHRPSPGTVWSARLDPGTLVHTHPHPALSLLEQAPASGHTRPGITGQAFGVGALEEEDDDIYSRDSLSRLRLCAEGGGAGGRAVRLGLPQPPRHAGGAEVPVCSRETWAKRWRASPWERPPPSPKRRLSLVGRC
- the LOC144594721 gene encoding G patch domain-containing protein 1-like, with protein sequence MAAGGEEDEDEDFTYFGSALEPLEEGQTTVKKPVPLQEQTVKDERGRYQRFHGAFTGGFSAGYFNSVGSKEGWAPSTFVSSRQQKGETQMFDPEHFMDEELAQLCRSKSIELIPGTSSGEQG